In a genomic window of Littorina saxatilis isolate snail1 linkage group LG6, US_GU_Lsax_2.0, whole genome shotgun sequence:
- the LOC138968134 gene encoding histone H4 has product MTGRGKGGKGLGKGGAKRHRKVLRDNIQGITKPAIRRLARRGGVKRISGLIYEETRGVLKVFLENVIRDAVTYTEHAKRKTVTAMDVVYALKRQGRTLYGFGG; this is encoded by the coding sequence ATGACTGGCCGTGGTAAAGGAGGAAAGGGTCTCGGAAAGGGGGGCGCCAAGCGTCACAGGAAAGTTTTGCGTGATAACATCCAGGGTATCACCAAGCCCGCTATCCGTCGTCTGGCTCGCCGTGGCGGTGTCAAGCGTATCTCTGGTCTCATCTACGAGGAGACTCGCGGAGTTCTCAAGGTATTCCTGGAGAACGTGATCCGTGATGCCGTCACGTACACTGAGCACGCCAAGAGGAAGACTGTGACCGCCATGGATGTGGTCTACGCCCTCAAACGCCAGGGTCGTACTCTGTACGGCTTCGGTGGTTAG
- the LOC138968494 gene encoding histone H2B, gonadal has protein sequence MPPKVSSKGAKKAGKAKAVRSGDKKRKRKRKESYAIYIYKVLKQVHPDTGISSKAMSIMNSFVNDIFERIAAEASRLAHYNKRSTITSREIQTAVRLLLPGELAKHAVSEGTKAVTKYTSSK, from the coding sequence ATGCCACCCAAAGTTAGCTCCAAAGGCGCCAAGAAGGCCGGCAAGGCCAAGGCTGTTCGCTCCGGCGACAAGAAGCgcaagaggaagaggaaggaaaGCTACGCCATCTACATCTACAAGGTGCTCAAGCAGGTGCACCCCGACACTGGCATCAGCAGCAAGGCCATGTCTATCATGAACAGCTTCGTCAACGATATCTTTGAGAGAATCGCCGCTGAAGCTTCCAGACTGGCCCACTACAACAAGCGCTCCACCATCACCAGTCGGGAGATCCAGACCGCGGTCCGCCTCCTCCTCCCCGGTGAGCTGGCCAAGCACGCCGTCAGTGAGGGCACCAAGGCCGTCACCAAGTACACCAGCAGCAAGTAG
- the LOC138968133 gene encoding histone H3: MARTKQTARKSTGGKAPRKQLATKAARKSAPATGGVKKPHRYRPGTVALREIRRYQKSTELLIRKLPFQRLVREIAQDFKTDLRFQSSAVMALQEASEAYLVGLFEDTNLCAIHAKRVTIMPKDIQLARRIRGERA, translated from the coding sequence ATGGCACGTACCAAGCAAACCGCCCGTAAATCCACCGGAGGAAAAGCTCCTCGCAAACAGCTGGCAACCAAGGCCGCTCGCAAAAGCGCCCCTGCCACTGGAGGAGTCAAGAAACCTCATCGTTACAGGCCTGGAACTGTGGCTCTTCGTGAGATCCGTCGTTACCAGAAGAGCACCGAGCTCCTGATCCGCAAGCTGCCCTTCCAGCGTCTGGTGCGCGAAATCGCCCAGGACTTCAAGACAGACCTGCGCTTCCAGAGCTCTGCCGTCATGGCTCTGCAGGAGGCCAGCGAGGCTTACCTGGTCGGTCTCTTTGAGGACACCAACCTGTGCGCCATCCATGCCAAGCGTGTCACCATCATGCCCAAGGACATCCAGCTGGCCCGCCGTATCCGCGGAGAGCGTGCTTAA
- the LOC138968493 gene encoding histone H2A-like translates to MGIKGVGRVGVGIIGFVRFAYEFFKHHPTCIMSGRGKGGKVKGKSKSRSSRAGLQFPVGRIHRLLRKGNYAERVGAGAPVYLAAVLEYLAAEVLELAGNAARDNKKTRIIPRHLQLAIRNDEELNKLLSGVTIAQGGVLPNIQAVLLPKKSQTKAPGGKA, encoded by the coding sequence ATGGGTATAAAAGGGGTCGGTCGCGTCGGCGTTGGCATTATTGGATTCGTTCGCTTTGCGTACGAATTTTTCAAACATCATCCAACTTGCATCATGTCTGGTCGCGGCAAAGGAGGAAAGGTTAAGGGAAAGAGCAAGTCTCGCTCGTCCCGTGCTGGACTTCAGTTCCCCGTGGGTCGTATCCACCGTCTGTTGCGCAAGGGCAACTACGCCGAGCGTGTGGGTGCCGGTGCCCCCGTGTACCTGGCTGCCGTGCTCGAGTACTTGGCCGCTGAGGTCCTGGAGTTGGCAGGCAACGCTGCCCGCGACAACAAGAAGACGAGAATCATCCCCCGTCACCTGCAGCTGGCCATCCGCAACGACGAGGAGTTGAACAAACTTCTGTCGGGTGTGACCATCGCCCAGGGTGGTGTGCTGCCCAACATCCAGGCTGTGCTTCTGCCCAAGAAGTCCCAGACCAAGGCTCCCGGTGGCAAGGCATAA